A portion of the Scylla paramamosain isolate STU-SP2022 chromosome 2, ASM3559412v1, whole genome shotgun sequence genome contains these proteins:
- the LOC135106986 gene encoding uncharacterized protein LOC135106986, whose translation MAARRVEMFLLSRSVHDLYTLTKEELCSVAERFQVELKSKKKEEMQAELKNALVERSWFENDGGESEDNDEESVGEGAGVSEINLGAFGGTDGLSSSEKFELMKLQIQMQKEQKQFRRTTKRPGDTYLGMAREVILKLDRWLKAEEATTLEEVKGVIQMEQFMSQMPLSVRCELASHDVKDVMEAGRRADKYCAVRGMNGDEHHKGRKPFSSRNDGHQRYKNDSQMSSKSVHRSNQPRPNNYSFPHTYTMPPPADHNMRSAPYGSRPRSTTYYQKGSGDEGAVKCLGCGSSGHRKFQCPKGRPKPVGAVAAQRDLIKYVENMNAEIQEEPPKDEGFEHFTSKGTVKVEGSPEKVIRILRDTGANQSLILSSVLPWNEETSTGREVSCKGAGGQFSIPLHKVWLDCGYVTGEVTVGVKEALPVDGVDMLVGNDLAGGRVIPKLQMVDNPLIGMTETTTPAAVPHSTDGEAEVPELFPVCAVTRAMARKERMDAEGATQEDEGLGVLFEEPDEKGTNPECASGGPVVGQVGPNLDFLVEKNELIKVQESDESLKSAWNEANRLGELDNEYVGYYVNNGVLMRSWRPLTAPTSDHWMVKRQIVVPWVYRKKILEMAHEGNLAGHLGVRKTLGKILCHFYWPRVRGDVKEFCKTCGLCQKVGKPNQVIRPAPLHPIPVVEEPFSKVVIDCVGPLPRTRRGNQYLLTIMCMSSRFPEAIPLRSINSKNIVRELVKFFSWVGIPKVLQSDQGSNFTSRAFKEILRGLKIEQRLSSAYHPQSQGCVERFHQTLKNTLRMYCEEMSVQWDEALPLALFALRDSVQESTGFSPFELVYGHEVNGPLRMVKEKWLGVEEPHTVVKYVSDFKDRLMRAREIARENLKNSQSEMKGWYDKKARARSFQPGDKVLVLFPLQGDPFKARFSGPWEIERKMSDVNYIVKTPGRKKKNQLCHVNMLKPFHERDRENGDDVAGGVRAVSVVNVTTEAEEKWSEVKLSRCEGMVLENSAVLGNLNDKLWHMELEKRERIREIIERFSSLFPDAPRKTNVVVHDVDVGEAEPIKQHPYRVNPQKREIMRKEVEYMREHDLIEPSESPWSSPCVLVPKPGQESFRFCTDYRKVNMVTKPDAYPIPRVDDCIDHVGSANFITKIDLLKGYWQVGLTERAKAISAFVTMDGLYQYKVLPFGMKNSGSSFQRLMNRVLKDIDYNLEIHHVKGSENIIADALSRAPPSREAS comes from the exons ATGGCCGCTAGACGTGTTGAGATGTTCCTTCTGTCGAGAAGTGTGCATGATCTGTACACACTAACCAAGGAGGAATTATGTTCAGTGGCTGAGAGGTTTCAAGTGgagttgaaatccaagaaaaaggaggaaatgcaggcggagttgaaaaatgctcttgtggagaggagctggtttgaaaatgatggtggtgaaagtgaggataatgatgaggagaGTGTAGGGGAAGGTGCTGGGGTCAGTGAGATAAACCTGGGTGCTTTTGGTGGAACAGATGGcctttctagtagtgaaaaatttgagttaatgaaacttcaaatacagatgcagaaggaacagaaaca GTTCCGCAGGACGACAAAACGCCCAGGTGATACTTATCTCGGGATGGCTCGAGAGGTTATCCTTAAACTGGACCGGTGGCTGAAGGCCGAGGAAGCCACTACGCTTGAAGAGGTAAAAGGAGTTATACAGATGGAACAATTTATGAGCCAAATGCCCCTCAGTGTAAGATGTGAGCTCGCATCACACGACGTGAAAGACGTGATGGAAGCCGGACGCAGAGCTGACAAGTACTGTGCGGTCCGTGGGATGAACGGAGATGAACACCATAAAGGGAGAAAGCCATTCTCCAGCAGAAATGATGGTCATCAGAGATATAAGAATGACAGTCAGATGAGCTCGAAATCAGTCCACAGATCAAACCAGCCCCGCCCTAACAACTATagttttccccacacttacaccaTGCCCCCGCCAGCCGACCACAACATGAGGTCTGCGCCCTATGGGAGTAGGCCCAGGAGCACTACCTATTACCAGAAGGGTAGTGGGGATGAAGGTGCAGTTAAGTGCCTTGGATGTGGAAGTAGCGGGCATAGGAAGTTCCAGTGTCCGAAGGGACGGCCGAAGCCAGTGGGAGCAGTTGCCGCCCAAAGAGACCTGATAAAGTATGTGGAGAATATGAAtgcagagatacaagaggagccGCCGAAAGATGAGGGCTTTGAGCACTTCACCAGTAAGGGCAcagtgaaagtggagggaagcccAGAGAAGGTGATCAGAATCCTTCGGGATACGGGAGCTAACCAGAGTCTGATCTTAAGTAGTGTACTCCCATGGAATGAGGAGACCAGCACTGGCAGAGAGGTCTCATGCAAGGGTGCAGGGGGCCAGTTCAGTATTCCCCTGCACAAAGTTTGGCTGGACTGTGGATACGTCACtggagaggtgacggtgggagtgaaggaggcactgcCCGTAGATGGAGTGGATATGCTGGTTGGGAACGACCTGGCTGGAGGTCGAGTTATCCCTAAACTTCAGATGGTAGACAATCCTCTGATAGGGATGACGGAAACCACCACTCCAGCAGCAGTCCCTCACTCAACAGATGGGGAGGCAGAGGTGCCtgaattgttcccagtctgCGCAGTGACCCGAGCGATGGCCCGGAAAGAACGCATGGACGCCGAGGGAGCAACGCAGGAGGACGAAGGCCTGGGCGTTCTGTTTGAGGaacctgatgaaaaaggaaCTAACCCGGAGTGCGCGAGTGGTGGACCGGTTGTAGGTCAGGTGGGGCCCAACCTTGATTTTCTGGTAGAAAAGAACGAGTTGATAAAAGTTCAGGAGAGTGATGAAAGCTTGAAGTCTGCTTGGAATGAGGCTAACAGGCTGGGTGAGCTTGACAATGAGTACGTGGGCTACTACGTGAATAACGGGGTATTAATGAGAAGTTGGAGGCCCCTGACAGCCCCAACCTCCGATCACTGGATGGTGAAAAGGCAGATTGTGGTGCCATGggtgtataggaagaaaattttggagatggcacacgaaggtaatctggcaggacacctgggggtcagaaaaaccctaggaaagatcctgtgtcatttttactggcccagagtgagaggtgatgtgaaaGAGTTTTGTAAAACTTGTGGTTTGTGTCAGAAGGTGGGCAAGCCGAACCAGGTGATTCGCCCTGCCCCCCTTCACCCTATACCTGTGGTCGAGGAACCATTCAGTAAGGTGGTGATAGACTGTGTAGGTCCTTTACCAAGGACCCGGAGGGGGAACCAGTACTTGCTGACTATTATGTGTATGTCATCCAGGTTTCCTGAGGCCATTCCCCTCAGGAGTATAAACTCTAAAAACATTGTGAGGGAACTGGTGAAATTTTTCTCCTGGGTGGGAATCCCTAAGGTGTTGCAGTCAGACCAGGgaagtaatttcacttctcGTGCGTTCAAGGAAATCCTAAGGGGTCTAAAGATTGAACAGAGACTGTCGAGTGCTTATCACCCTCAGTCTCAGGGTTGTGTAGAAAGATTTCACcaaactctcaaaaacactctcaggatgtattgtgaggagatgagtgttcAGTGGGATGAGGCATTGCCACTAGCCTTATTCGCGTTAAGGGACAGTGTGCAGGAGTCAACTGGTTTCAGCCCATTTGAGTTAGTGTATGGCCATGAGGTGAACGGTCCTTtaaggatggtgaaagaaaaatggttaggaGTAGAGGAGCCTCATACTGTGGTGAAATATGTATCTGATTTCAAGGACAGATTGATGAGAGCTAGGGAAATTGCTCgggaaaatctgaaaaatagtcagagtgaaatgaaaggctGGTATGACAAGAAGGCGAGGGCCAGATCTTTCCAGCCTGGGGACAAGGTCTTGGTTCTTTTCCCATTGCAGGGTGATCCTTTCAAAGCCAGGTTCAGCGGGCCTtgggagattgagagaaaaatgagtgatgtaaattacattgtaaaaactccagggaggaagaaaaagaaccagtTGTGTCATGTAAACATGCTGAAGCCATTTCACgaaagggacagagaaaatggagatgatgtagcaggaggagtaagagctgtgagtgttgtaaatgtaaccactgaggcggaggagaagtgGTCTGAAGTGAAATTGAGCAGGTGTGAAGGGATGGTGCTAGAGAACTCAGCTGTGTTAGGGAATTTAAATGATAAACTGTGGCACATGGagctggagaagagggagaggattagGGAGATAATTGAAAGGTTCAGTTCTTTGTTCCCTGATGCACCTAGAAAAACTAATGTGGTGGTGCACGATGTGGATGTTGGGGAGGCTGAACCCATCAAACAGCATCCCTACAGAGTTAACCCGCAGAAAAGAGAGATcatgagaaaagaagtagagtaTATGCGGGAACACGACTTGATTGAGCCCAGTGAGAGCCCATGGAGCTCGCCATGTGTACTGGTGCCCAAGCCTGGTCAAGAGAGTTTTCGTTTCTGTACGGACTATAGGAAGGTTAacatggtgacaaaacctgatgCTTACCCTATCCCTAGAGTTGATGACTGTATAGATCATGTGGGAAGTGCcaacttcataacaaaaattgaCTTGTTAAAGGGATATTGGCAAGTAGGACTCACTGAGAGGGCAAAAGCCATATCAGCTTTTGTCACCATGGATGGATTATACCAGTACAAAGTTCTTCCGTTTGGGATGAAGAACAGTGGGAGTTCTTTTCAGAGGTTAATgaacagagtactgaaggacatt